The following coding sequences are from one Deltaproteobacteria bacterium window:
- a CDS encoding 2-hydroxyglutaryl-CoA dehydratase gives DKCAAGTGRFLEGMAKVLGVELEELGPLSFEAASPISVTKTCTVLAQFDVMCMLNDGKDKADVAAGINRAMAERISKMTKKVGLRKKVAMTGGVAKNAGVVHSLREVLGMDILELDGVDPQIVGALGAALFAKERLERERSR, from the coding sequence GACAAATGCGCCGCCGGAACCGGCAGGTTTCTTGAGGGCATGGCCAAAGTCCTGGGGGTGGAGCTTGAAGAGCTGGGCCCCCTATCGTTCGAAGCGGCGTCTCCCATAAGCGTGACCAAGACCTGCACCGTGCTGGCCCAGTTCGACGTCATGTGCATGCTCAACGACGGCAAAGACAAGGCTGATGTGGCGGCGGGCATCAATCGGGCCATGGCCGAACGCATCAGCAAAATGACCAAGAAAGTCGGATTGAGGAAGAAAGTGGCCATGACCGGGGGTGTTGCCAAGAATGCCGGCGTGGTGCACAGCCTCAGGGAAGTGTTGGGCATGGACATTCTCGAACTGGATGGTGTGGATCCCCAAATTGTGGGGGCCCTCGGAGCCGCTCTCTTTGCTAAGGAACGTCTCGAGCGGGAGCGCAGCAGGTAA